One genomic region from Nocardia vinacea encodes:
- a CDS encoding recombinase family protein, translating to MCPSAHDRKRNSHRAGAAWSKSAVRAILGNPRYTGHEVWNKQRKQESLIDVDDVALGHDTRLAWNAKTDWVHSDQPVHDPIITKDTFEQVQARFASRSPRSPRAVVRRTHPYAFKGLMRHDTCGRRCRETGSTARPSTVPLSTGIRPPTVSNTPPMSF from the coding sequence TTGTGCCCCTCGGCTCACGACCGCAAGCGCAATTCGCATCGGGCGGGTGCTGCCTGGTCCAAGAGTGCTGTCCGGGCGATCCTCGGCAATCCCCGCTACACCGGTCACGAGGTGTGGAACAAGCAGCGCAAGCAGGAGTCGCTCATCGACGTGGACGACGTCGCCCTCGGCCACGACACTCGGCTGGCATGGAACGCGAAAACCGACTGGGTCCATTCCGATCAGCCCGTGCACGACCCGATCATCACGAAAGACACCTTCGAGCAGGTGCAGGCTCGATTCGCATCGCGAAGCCCACGATCACCCCGGGCGGTAGTCCGTCGCACTCACCCCTATGCGTTCAAGGGCCTCATGAGACACGACACCTGCGGACGAAGATGCAGGGAAACTGGTTCCACGGCGCGGCCCTCTACGGTGCCGCTATCCACAGGAATACGCCCGCCAACAGTCTCGAACACCCCACCAATGTCTTTCTGA
- a CDS encoding YbaB/EbfC family nucleoid-associated protein, which yields MEQWESDGPCSAGEGMRNQINHILDTLAEQRAHVTAVREKLAAVRSTTNSADGLVEVTVDGSGVLVDVKFAPKAFGTGRRELARSVTEAGQEAARLARVRNEEIIAPITAAAAAMPDLPDLLPGAPSLRELRGPRRHAR from the coding sequence ATGGAGCAATGGGAGAGCGACGGACCGTGTTCGGCCGGTGAGGGGATGCGCAATCAGATCAACCACATCCTCGACACCCTCGCCGAACAACGCGCGCACGTCACCGCGGTGCGCGAGAAGCTGGCCGCTGTGCGATCCACCACGAATTCAGCCGATGGTCTGGTCGAGGTCACAGTCGACGGTTCGGGTGTGTTGGTGGATGTAAAGTTCGCGCCGAAAGCCTTCGGTACCGGTCGCCGGGAACTCGCACGTTCGGTCACCGAGGCGGGACAGGAAGCCGCGCGACTGGCGCGCGTTCGCAATGAGGAGATCATCGCCCCGATCACGGCTGCCGCGGCAGCAATGCCCGATCTACCCGATCTGCTGCCCGGTGCGCCGAGCCTGCGTGAACTGCGTGGGCCTCGGCGGCACGCCCGCTGA
- a CDS encoding sigma factor-like helix-turn-helix DNA-binding protein, protein MDEFPNKEVDEYTKPPGTTYKIPGQPDPPDGPPPNAIPIVLHPTTPALPDTGPAIPLTDRPQVPIPDTAVPGAPAENDQDEQKPRVHDSEPPLPRHNNTPAPHLPATPADRPTELNPPSHYATTPNPQTPGAPTDPTATPQNHDSTQYIPDPTVQPTRGGTPATTLAGPLPQPVVPARPVPMASASANDPKKRKRKQETPPESPAPVPTTPPQPKPKKRPGKGQPPPQPAAEPPPTPTSGPPTPAAAPKPRKRSSSSTPPIRELFIVRQDGEDTGVVGEEGPRVRPAGRARAWVRSLPQKFPWLTEDLVDTAELLVSETVANSLRWTKHEVAVILTVTDTDDVRQVRFTVTDKSSVVPESTDMPDWDAECGRGGPLVDMLSADHGTIVQDNGTGKSTWFELHQPHGGPSDLGIPSAAPDNDDSGSDAASPPSPPEPTPTPFETNSAATEDLPAPDRGLSTPPPASNTANPIVPEHEPDGSPTSSRKPGPRPTLPAATPFGERHAEQAVKRRRRRRDNNPGTALPVEKTAEIVDALANADWLLAPIRKAVRDNQNAMADSIGTLPETQRATLYYRFVQGLSAEATAETLGRTIGATKALQSRALQTISEVLPGDQAALLRPPMGRRRAATSVPPTPAQPNPELIAPEPADPVTAIDNEIRDLEHALGIETDAERMLEIALYQEGIFWRTAIAAEQVRPELLFGQTEWLSWLDARKYAQKHLDDELTVDFILELHRRLGSRIQPDDTGKFHIAKNKHWGVLSRPLTESERGDFHGRLTRVLLYWALEKAGVPPSAIPDFDEDLYGSAADWTETIRAGSMQYRLLKGGLAQLGRTVPPVILANLEYARDRYRQMNGRRSPFVPGELHDGVACKRLLAILEGAGPLPDDSELVHAIIDKPLRAEDATPSRDAPLKHHPITNGDPPPSVIGNRVATDGADISKASPRNPSEQSATPWGGRGSSDTPVASPGAPRARGAMPFDPVLMAGNNGTDVEIDHAVARRRNGRNDGAWAVFNRFGVDNAGQHDGRKRRDKGVAAEAAPTPWNHRRSAEKNKTPMKSDFQRTPGTDKVAAPDSALEPENHTTPDTNNSNTQQGSPRPAAESIPEPDAIGSNTHAHSPKPTTESSAQGNSPHTAHKSDSRTQAGPALAPGSPIGAARAPQSGNPKQSKTVQQAKESPAAAAPGSPEPGVPGAPGHGALSPEQSQQGPGAAPQPDPYKWDPGRDWVATEHVSVLGVVHAFEQLNPATKVSFQPGVDLRRAQEALQTIHDHLTKHPMVVIRELALTSFEDGRIYDGFPHVSDGQVVTGRLQLDVDYVIREKEKEDRSLTIEEVWQCATEMFADALMFATCWRAEAQAETALRKTHERRAATESPVDFDKWLQTQFTKACFFNKKSLRDLDIRQAFRQSFAAKEYWFNPSPGEYALYSLLTTLARQLHGMTLPPERVLTAAELASMEEGAEIARGLEHDLGVKAVGLAGPDLDLDALRQFAQAMRELLTKNPGLLAPDPEHHRPVIGVDMPSRYTTMIWTRSQEIDGRRQVTGFWLSERYAMSLSLFQQDVQRSVDSQWLSADSEQAFKSIAFHEEGHWFHNLSGLKYIPEADYQNIMSALVALFVRTSLSTTMDTFPAWLRRELSGYSFQRRETKHKASETPKEQEGADAVALRELYAEANMAVNMHGSRATDAQKLVHSHLMAAYERQKQSEHDAGGVRSEGGEDGLTAAPHKPSERSVTPWSGAGSVNAENRPADRHSATDGDVRATQQAGRDAGGTASAPTDGQSKPGRAGDTPVASPAAPRGRGAMPFDPVQMAGDNGRDVEIDHAVARRRNGRNAGAWAVFNRFAGENAGQHDGRKRPDKGAAAEAAPTPWSRRSADTAAVPARPQTVQVLSQTPDDLEMQIRWQRALRDDAATERGLDPAMLTPNSLALEWLRIRAEAARDELAESLGVDRGELYPRLVRHALDELQAGLNYLHDEGWLRVSRERPATEVMAWIGRFVRQIAAEQEATTQQQKNHLKLIRDELHSNLHEILGTRWELGRASIFAIDWKFDIGKVNDKRELLLGQSWRPFENNPMGNLRRYGHVAGIPEILHLADAVECFEAATLVQHADEFNRLSAMAEAGTGMSRTVARFDSSTRQEFVAPVPMRDEFLRNFPRIPVEQAFSSIADIGRSFSLDPYGLRLTAQAYDVASEFIAPFHKWVGESMLHRLRPRAAENPLWRCMFAARDGHIIAAAIRNIDPVFFAKFCREVGYSSKVIEMVARDFERLTGKKLPLPKTFRSGLSEEAEALVSGTYRNFVKHMRSEGIDLELPGSAYTIVDDALRGRMEEVVKHVFTEPEITGEYTILTIHPDDPHPNSKRGHLFHLPASHWQGGSGLTRYVPAEERLTFLANPAVWIFEELGQGPAHTVETITENGPDQRRAPKTRFSRDRFPPDLDEMAREPRVVQAMKTAVLLATAHYARDGGQGDVRPFLRQSRSWVLQDGNTDPRFFALASALVPRFQGVQEGWLVPDARPTRPKLPTGGNAGETFAPTRTRKAAP, encoded by the coding sequence GTGGACGAGTTTCCGAACAAAGAAGTCGACGAATACACCAAACCACCAGGCACCACCTACAAAATCCCCGGCCAACCCGACCCACCGGACGGCCCACCCCCCAACGCAATCCCGATCGTCCTGCACCCCACCACCCCGGCTCTTCCCGACACCGGACCCGCCATACCACTGACCGACCGCCCACAGGTCCCGATCCCCGACACCGCCGTCCCCGGCGCACCCGCCGAAAACGACCAGGACGAGCAAAAACCCCGCGTCCACGACTCCGAACCACCGCTGCCCCGCCACAACAACACACCCGCACCACACCTACCCGCCACACCCGCCGACCGCCCCACCGAACTCAATCCCCCCTCCCACTACGCCACCACACCCAACCCCCAAACCCCCGGCGCCCCAACCGATCCCACCGCCACCCCCCAAAACCACGACAGCACCCAGTACATCCCCGACCCCACCGTCCAACCCACCCGCGGCGGCACCCCCGCCACCACCCTCGCCGGGCCATTGCCGCAACCAGTGGTCCCGGCGCGCCCGGTCCCGATGGCCTCGGCTTCGGCCAACGACCCCAAAAAACGCAAACGCAAACAGGAGACGCCACCGGAATCACCTGCGCCGGTACCGACAACGCCGCCACAGCCGAAGCCCAAAAAGCGTCCCGGCAAAGGACAGCCACCGCCGCAACCCGCGGCCGAACCGCCGCCAACGCCCACATCCGGGCCGCCGACACCCGCCGCTGCACCGAAACCTCGTAAGCGCAGCAGCTCGTCTACGCCACCTATCCGCGAACTGTTCATCGTCCGCCAAGACGGCGAAGATACCGGGGTCGTAGGTGAGGAAGGACCGCGAGTCCGCCCCGCCGGACGTGCCCGCGCATGGGTGCGGTCGCTGCCGCAGAAGTTCCCCTGGCTCACCGAGGATCTGGTCGACACCGCGGAACTGCTGGTCTCGGAGACGGTGGCGAATTCGCTGCGGTGGACCAAGCACGAGGTCGCGGTCATTCTCACCGTGACGGATACCGACGACGTCCGTCAGGTCCGGTTCACGGTCACCGACAAGAGCTCAGTCGTCCCGGAAAGCACCGACATGCCCGACTGGGACGCCGAATGCGGCCGCGGCGGCCCGTTAGTAGACATGCTGTCGGCCGACCACGGAACCATCGTGCAGGACAACGGCACCGGCAAATCCACCTGGTTCGAACTGCATCAGCCGCACGGTGGCCCATCAGACCTCGGCATCCCGAGCGCCGCTCCGGACAACGACGATTCCGGTTCCGACGCAGCCTCCCCACCATCACCGCCCGAGCCAACGCCGACGCCATTCGAAACCAATTCCGCAGCAACCGAAGACTTGCCCGCACCCGACCGCGGACTGTCCACGCCCCCACCCGCCTCAAACACTGCGAATCCAATTGTGCCGGAACATGAACCGGATGGTTCGCCGACGAGCTCCCGAAAGCCCGGACCCCGGCCAACACTTCCGGCCGCCACACCGTTCGGTGAGCGCCACGCCGAGCAGGCCGTAAAGCGTCGCCGAAGGCGACGTGACAACAATCCTGGAACCGCTCTACCCGTGGAGAAAACAGCCGAAATCGTTGATGCCCTGGCGAACGCCGACTGGCTGCTCGCGCCGATCCGGAAGGCGGTCCGAGACAATCAGAATGCGATGGCCGACAGTATCGGGACCCTCCCGGAAACACAGCGGGCAACACTGTATTACCGATTCGTACAAGGGCTTTCGGCCGAAGCAACAGCCGAGACATTGGGCAGGACCATCGGGGCAACGAAAGCCCTGCAGTCGCGTGCCCTGCAGACGATCTCCGAGGTGCTACCCGGGGATCAGGCCGCGCTGCTCAGGCCGCCGATGGGTCGCAGGCGCGCGGCAACGAGTGTGCCGCCCACGCCGGCGCAACCGAATCCGGAGCTGATCGCGCCCGAACCTGCCGACCCTGTCACGGCAATCGATAATGAGATACGCGATCTCGAGCATGCGCTCGGCATTGAAACCGATGCCGAGCGCATGCTGGAGATCGCGCTGTATCAGGAGGGCATCTTCTGGCGCACCGCTATTGCGGCGGAACAGGTTCGGCCCGAACTGCTATTCGGGCAGACAGAGTGGTTGAGCTGGCTGGATGCCAGGAAGTACGCACAGAAACATCTCGATGACGAGTTGACTGTGGACTTCATTCTGGAGTTGCATCGCAGACTCGGGTCGCGGATTCAACCGGACGACACCGGAAAATTCCACATCGCGAAGAACAAGCACTGGGGTGTGCTGTCGCGGCCGCTCACCGAAAGCGAGCGTGGCGATTTTCACGGCCGGTTGACCAGAGTTCTGCTCTATTGGGCGCTGGAAAAGGCCGGGGTACCACCCAGCGCCATACCGGACTTCGACGAGGACCTCTACGGTTCCGCGGCAGACTGGACGGAGACGATTAGGGCCGGCAGCATGCAGTACCGGCTGTTGAAGGGTGGGCTCGCTCAGCTGGGCAGGACGGTTCCCCCGGTGATCCTGGCGAATCTCGAGTATGCCCGGGATCGATATCGGCAAATGAACGGCAGGCGTTCACCTTTCGTGCCGGGAGAGCTCCACGATGGCGTAGCTTGCAAAAGGCTGCTCGCGATCTTGGAAGGGGCGGGCCCGCTTCCTGACGATAGCGAGCTCGTACACGCGATCATCGACAAGCCACTACGCGCTGAGGATGCCACGCCGAGTCGAGACGCCCCGCTGAAGCATCACCCCATCACGAATGGTGATCCGCCGCCGTCCGTCATCGGCAATCGAGTGGCTACCGACGGAGCCGACATCTCGAAGGCCTCCCCCCGCAATCCATCTGAGCAGTCCGCGACGCCATGGGGCGGTCGCGGGTCGAGCGACACTCCGGTTGCTTCGCCGGGCGCCCCACGTGCCCGGGGAGCGATGCCATTCGACCCGGTGCTGATGGCCGGCAACAACGGCACAGACGTGGAGATCGATCACGCGGTCGCCCGCCGGCGCAATGGACGCAACGACGGAGCGTGGGCGGTATTCAATCGTTTCGGCGTGGACAACGCAGGGCAGCACGATGGGAGGAAGAGGCGGGACAAGGGTGTGGCCGCCGAGGCCGCGCCGACACCGTGGAACCACCGCCGATCCGCCGAGAAGAACAAGACTCCGATGAAGTCGGATTTCCAGAGAACGCCGGGCACCGACAAAGTCGCGGCGCCGGACAGCGCGCTCGAGCCCGAGAACCACACGACGCCCGATACGAACAACAGTAATACACAGCAAGGTTCGCCGAGACCAGCCGCTGAGTCGATACCCGAACCTGACGCCATTGGATCGAATACCCACGCACATTCACCGAAGCCCACGACCGAGAGTTCTGCACAAGGGAATTCGCCACATACCGCGCACAAGTCCGATAGCCGGACCCAAGCGGGCCCAGCACTTGCGCCGGGCTCGCCCATCGGTGCGGCTCGTGCTCCGCAGTCCGGAAATCCCAAACAGTCAAAGACCGTTCAGCAGGCAAAAGAGTCCCCGGCTGCAGCAGCGCCCGGTTCGCCGGAACCGGGCGTTCCCGGCGCCCCTGGCCACGGAGCGTTGTCGCCGGAGCAGTCGCAGCAGGGGCCTGGCGCCGCACCGCAGCCCGATCCATACAAGTGGGACCCGGGCCGAGACTGGGTAGCGACAGAGCACGTCAGCGTGTTGGGTGTTGTCCACGCGTTCGAGCAGTTGAATCCCGCTACAAAGGTGTCGTTCCAGCCGGGGGTCGACCTGAGGAGGGCCCAGGAGGCCCTGCAGACGATTCACGATCATCTCACGAAACATCCGATGGTTGTCATTCGCGAGTTGGCACTCACCAGCTTTGAGGACGGCCGGATTTACGACGGATTTCCGCATGTTTCCGACGGGCAGGTTGTTACCGGCCGGCTACAGTTGGACGTCGATTATGTTATCCGCGAAAAAGAAAAAGAAGACCGCAGTCTCACCATTGAAGAAGTGTGGCAATGTGCTACCGAAATGTTCGCAGACGCGCTGATGTTCGCCACGTGCTGGCGAGCGGAAGCGCAGGCGGAAACCGCATTGCGAAAGACCCACGAGAGGCGTGCTGCTACCGAGAGCCCGGTCGACTTCGACAAATGGCTCCAGACCCAGTTCACCAAGGCATGCTTCTTCAACAAGAAATCTCTGCGTGACCTGGATATTCGACAAGCGTTTCGGCAATCATTCGCAGCCAAAGAATATTGGTTCAACCCGAGCCCCGGCGAATATGCGTTATATTCGCTGCTGACTACGCTGGCGCGACAACTGCATGGCATGACGCTGCCACCCGAGCGAGTGCTGACGGCCGCGGAACTGGCGTCGATGGAGGAGGGAGCAGAGATCGCGCGCGGTCTGGAACACGACTTAGGCGTGAAGGCTGTCGGGCTCGCAGGCCCGGATCTCGACCTCGACGCCCTCCGGCAGTTCGCCCAGGCAATGCGGGAGCTTCTCACCAAAAACCCCGGCCTACTTGCTCCGGACCCTGAGCACCATCGCCCTGTAATCGGAGTCGATATGCCTTCGAGGTACACGACCATGATTTGGACCAGGTCGCAGGAAATCGATGGTCGACGCCAGGTAACCGGTTTTTGGCTCAGTGAGCGCTATGCGATGAGCCTGTCCTTGTTTCAGCAGGATGTGCAGAGGTCGGTGGATTCTCAATGGCTTTCGGCGGACAGTGAACAGGCGTTCAAAAGTATCGCATTCCACGAAGAAGGCCACTGGTTTCATAACCTGAGCGGGTTGAAATATATCCCGGAAGCGGACTATCAAAACATCATGAGCGCACTTGTCGCTCTTTTTGTTCGGACGTCGCTGTCTACCACGATGGATACATTCCCGGCTTGGCTCCGGCGAGAACTCAGCGGATATAGCTTTCAAAGGCGCGAGACCAAGCATAAGGCCTCCGAAACTCCGAAAGAGCAAGAAGGCGCCGACGCGGTCGCGCTACGCGAGTTGTACGCGGAAGCGAACATGGCAGTGAATATGCACGGTTCACGGGCAACGGACGCCCAAAAGCTGGTGCACTCGCATCTGATGGCTGCTTACGAGCGGCAGAAGCAGTCGGAACATGACGCTGGTGGTGTTCGATCGGAAGGGGGCGAGGATGGATTGACGGCTGCCCCCCACAAGCCATCTGAGCGGTCCGTGACGCCATGGAGCGGTGCTGGCTCGGTGAACGCCGAGAATCGACCGGCCGATCGTCATTCTGCGACGGACGGTGACGTACGCGCCACGCAACAGGCCGGGCGCGATGCCGGTGGCACGGCGTCGGCACCGACCGATGGCCAATCGAAGCCAGGGCGGGCGGGCGACACTCCGGTTGCTTCGCCCGCTGCCCCACGCGGCCGGGGAGCGATGCCATTCGACCCGGTGCAGATGGCCGGTGACAACGGCAGGGACGTGGAGATCGATCACGCAGTCGCCCGCCGGCGCAATGGACGCAACGCCGGAGCGTGGGCGGTATTCAATCGCTTCGCAGGTGAGAACGCAGGGCAGCACGACGGGAGGAAGAGGCCGGACAAGGGCGCGGCCGCCGAGGCCGCACCGACACCGTGGAGCCGCCGATCCGCCGACACCGCCGCCGTTCCCGCGCGGCCGCAAACGGTGCAGGTTCTGTCCCAGACTCCCGACGATCTCGAGATGCAGATCAGGTGGCAGCGGGCGCTGCGCGACGACGCCGCCACCGAACGCGGCCTCGACCCGGCCATGCTGACCCCGAACTCGCTGGCGCTGGAATGGCTGCGCATTCGTGCAGAGGCGGCACGTGACGAACTGGCCGAATCGCTCGGGGTGGACAGGGGGGAACTGTATCCGCGTCTGGTGCGTCATGCCCTCGATGAGCTACAGGCTGGGCTGAACTACTTGCACGACGAGGGCTGGCTTCGAGTGAGCCGGGAACGTCCCGCCACCGAGGTCATGGCATGGATCGGGCGCTTCGTGCGGCAGATAGCCGCAGAGCAGGAAGCAACTACCCAGCAACAGAAAAACCACCTGAAACTGATCCGCGACGAGTTGCATTCGAATCTGCACGAAATATTGGGAACAAGATGGGAGCTGGGACGGGCCTCCATATTTGCCATCGACTGGAAATTTGATATCGGTAAGGTGAATGACAAACGCGAGCTGTTGCTCGGGCAATCGTGGAGACCGTTCGAGAACAACCCGATGGGAAATCTGAGGCGCTACGGTCATGTCGCCGGTATTCCTGAGATCTTACACCTGGCCGATGCGGTCGAGTGCTTCGAAGCGGCCACCCTCGTGCAGCACGCGGATGAATTCAATCGTTTATCGGCGATGGCCGAGGCGGGCACGGGAATGTCACGCACAGTAGCTCGGTTCGATTCTTCCACTCGACAGGAATTCGTCGCGCCGGTGCCGATGCGCGACGAATTCCTCCGCAACTTCCCGAGAATCCCGGTGGAACAGGCTTTCTCCAGCATAGCGGATATCGGCCGGTCTTTTTCGTTGGATCCCTACGGATTGCGATTGACGGCCCAGGCCTATGATGTCGCGTCCGAATTCATTGCTCCGTTTCATAAGTGGGTCGGCGAGAGCATGCTGCACCGACTGCGTCCACGCGCGGCTGAGAATCCGCTGTGGCGGTGCATGTTCGCCGCCCGAGACGGGCATATAATAGCGGCTGCCATACGAAATATAGATCCCGTTTTCTTCGCAAAGTTCTGCCGTGAGGTCGGCTATTCGTCCAAGGTGATCGAGATGGTGGCACGCGATTTCGAACGTCTCACCGGAAAGAAGCTGCCGTTACCCAAGACTTTCCGATCCGGTTTGAGCGAAGAGGCGGAGGCGCTGGTCTCCGGCACGTATCGAAATTTCGTAAAACATATGAGGTCGGAGGGGATTGATCTCGAACTTCCCGGCAGTGCATACACCATCGTGGACGACGCGCTCCGCGGCAGGATGGAAGAAGTGGTGAAACACGTATTCACCGAACCCGAAATAACGGGAGAATACACAATTCTCACCATTCACCCCGACGACCCGCATCCGAACAGCAAGAGGGGTCATCTCTTCCATCTACCGGCAAGTCATTGGCAGGGAGGTTCCGGGTTGACTCGCTACGTGCCCGCGGAAGAGAGGCTGACATTCCTCGCCAACCCGGCGGTCTGGATATTCGAGGAACTCGGCCAAGGACCGGCGCACACGGTCGAAACCATCACCGAGAACGGACCGGACCAGCGCCGGGCGCCCAAGACGCGGTTTTCGCGTGACAGATTCCCACCCGACCTCGATGAGATGGCTCGCGAGCCGCGGGTTGTCCAAGCGATGAAAACCGCAGTCTTGCTGGCTACGGCGCACTATGCGCGGGATGGCGGCCAGGGGGATGTGCGTCCGTTCCTCCGGCAGTCACGATCGTGGGTCCTGCAGGACGGCAACACGGATCCGCGGTTCTTCGCGCTGGCCTCGGCCTTGGTGCCCCGGTTTCAGGGTGTCCAGGAAGGCTGGCTCGTCCCCGACGCGCGCCCGACCCGGCCGAAGCTGCCGACTGGCGGCAATGCAGGCGAGACGTTTGCGCCGACACGAACAAGAAAGGCTGCACCATGA